The following are encoded together in the Thermomonas brevis genome:
- a CDS encoding dihydrolipoyllysine-residue acetyltransferase — MAELKEARVPDIGGHNDVPVIELLVKPGDTVTKDQGLVTLESDKATMEVPSPFAGVIKEVKVKLGDTVSEGGLVAIIESAEAARAEPVAAPEVASAETGAKVEPVAVSVTPDRLTQQSITTAAAPVESGAPVPALAPVAEPGQLGIPPMRFEADAVLPAKVPYASPAVRLFARELGVDLMQVAGSGRGGRIAREDVQKFVKAALAGGIAAPVAASGGGGGGLNLLPWPKVDFAKFGEIETKPLSRIQKISGANLSRNWAMIPHVTQHDEADITELEALRVALNNENAKAIAAGKSGKVTMLAFLIKACVAALQKFPTFNASLEGDNLVLKKYFHIGFAADTPNGLVVPVLRDADRKGVVEIAKEMGELAALARDGKLKPEQMQGGCFTISSLGGIGGTAFTPIINAPEVAILGVSKSDTKPVWDGKQFQPRLMLPLSLSYDHRVIDGAAAARFTSYLGQLLADLRRAML, encoded by the coding sequence ATGGCCGAGCTGAAGGAAGCGCGCGTCCCCGACATCGGCGGGCACAACGACGTGCCGGTGATCGAACTGCTGGTCAAGCCCGGCGACACGGTGACCAAGGACCAGGGCCTGGTCACGCTGGAATCCGACAAGGCGACGATGGAAGTGCCGTCGCCGTTCGCCGGCGTCATCAAGGAAGTGAAGGTGAAGCTGGGCGATACCGTCTCCGAGGGCGGGCTGGTGGCAATCATCGAGAGCGCCGAGGCCGCGCGCGCCGAACCGGTTGCCGCCCCCGAAGTCGCCAGCGCGGAAACTGGCGCGAAGGTCGAGCCGGTGGCCGTGTCGGTCACGCCTGACCGCCTGACACAACAGTCGATCACAACCGCCGCCGCGCCGGTGGAAAGCGGCGCGCCGGTGCCGGCGCTGGCCCCGGTGGCCGAACCCGGCCAGCTAGGCATCCCGCCGATGCGCTTCGAGGCCGACGCGGTGCTGCCGGCCAAGGTGCCCTACGCCAGCCCTGCGGTGCGCCTGTTCGCGCGCGAGCTGGGCGTGGACCTGATGCAGGTCGCGGGCAGCGGGCGCGGCGGACGCATCGCCAGGGAGGATGTGCAGAAGTTCGTCAAGGCCGCGTTGGCCGGCGGCATCGCCGCGCCGGTGGCGGCGTCGGGCGGTGGCGGCGGTGGCCTCAACCTGCTGCCGTGGCCGAAGGTGGACTTCGCCAAGTTCGGCGAGATCGAGACGAAGCCGCTCTCGCGCATCCAGAAGATTTCCGGCGCGAACCTGTCGCGCAACTGGGCGATGATCCCGCACGTCACCCAGCACGACGAGGCCGACATCACCGAGCTGGAAGCCCTGCGCGTCGCCCTCAACAACGAGAACGCCAAGGCCATCGCCGCCGGCAAGAGCGGCAAGGTGACGATGCTCGCCTTCCTCATCAAGGCCTGCGTGGCGGCCTTGCAGAAGTTCCCGACCTTCAACGCCTCGCTGGAGGGCGACAACCTCGTCCTCAAGAAGTATTTCCATATCGGCTTCGCCGCCGACACGCCGAACGGACTGGTGGTGCCGGTGCTGCGCGACGCCGACAGGAAGGGCGTGGTGGAGATCGCGAAGGAAATGGGCGAGCTGGCCGCGCTGGCGCGCGACGGCAAGCTCAAGCCCGAGCAGATGCAGGGCGGCTGCTTCACCATCAGCTCGCTGGGCGGCATCGGCGGCACTGCGTTCACGCCGATCATCAACGCGCCGGAGGTGGCGATCCTCGGCGTGTCGAAGTCCGACACCAAGCCGGTGTGGGACGGCAAGCAGTTCCAGCCGCGCCTGATGCTGCCGCTGTCGCTGAGCTACGACCATCGCGTGATCGACGGCGCCGCCGCCGCGCGCTTCACCAGTTATCTGGGACAACTGCTGGCCGACCTGCGTCGGGCCATGCTGTAA
- a CDS encoding YajQ family cyclic di-GMP-binding protein, with protein sequence MPSFDIVSEVDTHELTNAVDQANRELSTRFDFKGVDAKFVREENVINQSAPSDFQLQQMTDILRARLIARKIDVRCLEFGDVETNLAGARQKVTVKQGIERELAKKIQAALKDAKLKVDSQINSDKLRVTGKKRDDLQAAMALLRGQEFELPLQFDNFRD encoded by the coding sequence ATGCCTTCCTTCGACATCGTTTCCGAAGTGGATACCCACGAACTCACCAACGCCGTGGACCAGGCCAACCGCGAGCTGTCCACGCGCTTCGACTTCAAGGGCGTGGACGCGAAGTTCGTCCGCGAGGAGAACGTCATCAACCAATCCGCGCCCAGCGACTTCCAGTTGCAGCAGATGACCGACATCCTGCGCGCGCGGCTGATCGCGCGGAAGATAGACGTGCGCTGCCTGGAGTTCGGCGACGTGGAAACCAACCTGGCCGGCGCGCGCCAGAAGGTGACGGTGAAGCAGGGCATCGAGCGCGAGTTGGCGAAGAAAATCCAGGCCGCGCTCAAGGATGCCAAGTTGAAAGTGGATTCGCAGATCAACAGCGACAAGCTGCGCGTCACCGGCAAGAAGCGCGACGACCTGCAGGCGGCGATGGCCCTGCTGCGCGGACAGGAGTTCGAACTGCCGCTGCAGTTCGACAACTTCCGCGATTGA
- a CDS encoding DUF1415 domain-containing protein — protein sequence MTQDTTFDAEAIETGVRRWLERAVIGLNLCPFAKAVVVKQQVRIVVSDASTERALLEQLGEELALLRDTPVDAIDTTLLVHPQVLADFLDYNDFLGDADALVEAMELDGVLQVASFHPDYQFADSAPDDAANLTNRAPYPILHLLREASIDRAVAAYPEPDAIIERNIATVRELGFDGWDKLLED from the coding sequence ATGACGCAGGACACCACATTCGACGCCGAAGCGATCGAAACCGGCGTACGCCGCTGGCTGGAACGCGCGGTGATCGGCCTGAACCTGTGCCCGTTCGCCAAGGCCGTGGTCGTGAAGCAGCAAGTGCGGATCGTGGTCAGCGACGCCAGCACCGAACGCGCCCTGCTGGAGCAATTGGGCGAGGAACTGGCGCTGCTGCGCGACACGCCCGTCGACGCCATCGACACTACCCTGCTGGTGCATCCGCAGGTGCTGGCCGACTTCCTCGACTACAACGATTTCCTCGGCGACGCCGATGCGCTGGTCGAGGCGATGGAACTGGACGGCGTGCTGCAGGTCGCCAGCTTCCATCCGGACTACCAGTTCGCCGACAGCGCGCCGGACGACGCGGCCAACCTGACCAACCGCGCGCCGTATCCGATCCTGCACCTGCTGCGCGAGGCCAGCATCGACCGCGCGGTGGCGGCGTATCCGGAGCCCGACGCGATCATCGAACGCAACATCGCCACGGTGCGCGAGCTTGGCTTCGACGGCTGGGACAAGCTGCTGGAAGACTGA
- a CDS encoding putative hemolysin translates to MKISSGKIARFSSAFALALLAGCSSNEPGQAAAIANPASEYCVEQGGKLEIVRDASGEKGMCHLPDGTVVEEWALFRRDNPQR, encoded by the coding sequence ATGAAGATTTCCTCCGGAAAAATCGCGCGCTTCTCCAGCGCCTTCGCGCTTGCCCTCCTTGCCGGCTGCTCCTCCAACGAACCGGGCCAGGCTGCAGCCATCGCCAACCCCGCGTCCGAGTATTGCGTCGAGCAAGGCGGCAAGCTCGAAATCGTCAGGGACGCCTCCGGCGAGAAGGGCATGTGCCACCTTCCCGACGGCACCGTCGTGGAGGAATGGGCGCTTTTCCGCCGCGACAACCCGCAGCGGTAA
- a CDS encoding HAD family hydrolase yields MSAVAPLPFRPEAVLFDMDGLMLDSERAINACMAQAARELGHDVPDTLWLRMIGGGEGLCRRLLAGHIGDAAGVALLAHAEVLYDAVADAGIDHRPGVVALLEWLIARGMPRAVATSTRRPLAMRKLAAAGLLPYFDAVCTSSDVQRPKPAPDVYLLAASTLGVAPALCLVLEDSPTGVRAALAAGMTPVQVPDLLAPDETTLALGHRIVASLDDARLLLEARLAA; encoded by the coding sequence ATGAGCGCGGTCGCGCCGCTGCCGTTCCGTCCCGAGGCGGTGCTGTTCGATATGGACGGACTGATGCTGGACAGCGAGCGCGCGATCAACGCCTGCATGGCGCAGGCCGCGCGGGAGCTCGGCCATGACGTGCCGGACACGCTGTGGCTGCGGATGATCGGCGGCGGGGAAGGGCTGTGCCGGCGCCTGCTCGCGGGCCACATCGGCGACGCGGCCGGCGTGGCGCTGCTGGCGCATGCGGAAGTCCTGTACGACGCGGTCGCCGACGCCGGCATCGACCATCGGCCGGGCGTCGTCGCGCTGCTGGAATGGCTGATCGCACGCGGGATGCCGCGCGCGGTGGCGACCTCCACCCGCCGCCCACTGGCGATGCGCAAGCTGGCCGCCGCCGGGCTGCTGCCGTACTTCGATGCGGTCTGCACCAGCAGCGACGTGCAAAGGCCCAAGCCCGCACCGGATGTTTATCTGCTGGCGGCGTCAACGCTAGGCGTCGCGCCGGCCCTCTGCTTGGTGCTGGAGGATTCGCCGACCGGCGTGCGCGCCGCGCTGGCGGCGGGCATGACGCCGGTGCAGGTGCCGGATCTGCTGGCGCCGGATGAAACCACGCTCGCGCTGGGGCATCGCATCGTCGCGTCGCTGGACGATGCGCGGCTGTTGCTGGAAGCGCGCCTGGCCGCCTGA
- a CDS encoding pseudouridine synthase: MKLVKHIANLGYGSRRDVQWMFREGRVTDAAGEVLYADDRVEHDAIRIDGEPLDPPSGLLLMLHKPVGITCSTKDPGRVVYDLLPPRFRLRSPALSTVGRLDRDTSGLLLLTDDGQLLHRIIAPKSKLPKVYVAQLADELRGDEAAAFASGALMLDGEKTPLLPAELEPLDARTARLTLHEGRYHQVRRMFAAVGNHVAALHRERIGGLALGELPAGEWRTLDDAARAVLFATDTA; the protein is encoded by the coding sequence ATGAAGCTGGTCAAGCACATCGCCAACCTCGGCTACGGCAGCCGCCGGGACGTGCAGTGGATGTTCCGCGAAGGCCGCGTCACCGACGCGGCGGGCGAGGTGCTGTACGCCGACGACCGGGTCGAGCACGACGCCATCCGCATCGACGGCGAGCCGCTCGATCCGCCGTCCGGCCTGCTGCTGATGCTGCACAAGCCGGTCGGCATCACCTGCTCGACCAAAGATCCGGGCCGCGTCGTGTACGACCTGCTGCCGCCGCGCTTCCGCCTGCGCAGCCCGGCGCTGTCCACCGTCGGCCGGCTGGATCGCGACACCTCCGGCCTGCTGCTGCTGACCGACGACGGCCAGCTGCTGCACCGGATCATCGCGCCGAAGTCGAAGCTGCCGAAGGTGTACGTGGCGCAGCTTGCGGACGAACTGCGCGGCGACGAGGCGGCGGCTTTCGCCAGCGGCGCGCTCATGCTCGACGGCGAGAAGACGCCGCTGCTGCCGGCGGAACTGGAGCCGCTCGACGCGCGCACCGCGCGGCTGACCCTGCACGAAGGCCGCTACCACCAGGTGCGGCGGATGTTCGCGGCGGTCGGCAACCACGTCGCCGCCCTGCATCGCGAACGTATCGGCGGGCTGGCGCTGGGCGAGCTGCCGGCCGGCGAGTGGCGAACGCTGGACGATGCGGCGCGTGCGGTGCTGTTCGCAACGGACACGGCATGA
- a CDS encoding class I SAM-dependent methyltransferase, which yields MSSGLRDNPLDALMHPFADGPLRWPGEGGVLFLRAREGAALHAARPSALVATQPFRPEAERLERLGIDLLDEDALPDAAYPLALVLPPRQREEARALLAKACVAVAPGGMVVAAVANDEGAKSREADLKQLAGGVAAQSKFHCRTFWTQPGAAFDAALVAQWRQFDAPRRIASADVPGGGFHSRPGVFAWDRVDAASAMLAAVLPADLQGRVADFGAGWGYLSMQALARCPRIASLDLFEADARALALARRNLADARVPVAFHWHDVEQGVAERFDAIVCNPPFHALGRGERPDIGRAFIAAAASSLKPGGRLWLVANRHLPYEDALGAGFARVRIVAQDGGFKIVEGEKARA from the coding sequence ATGTCTTCCGGCCTGCGCGACAACCCCCTCGACGCCCTCATGCACCCCTTCGCCGACGGCCCGCTGCGCTGGCCGGGCGAAGGCGGCGTGCTGTTCCTGCGCGCCCGCGAAGGCGCGGCCCTTCACGCGGCGCGTCCGTCCGCGCTGGTCGCGACGCAACCGTTCCGGCCGGAAGCCGAACGCCTGGAGCGCCTCGGTATCGACCTGTTGGACGAGGACGCATTGCCGGACGCCGCCTACCCGCTGGCGCTGGTACTCCCGCCGCGCCAGCGCGAGGAAGCGCGCGCGCTGCTGGCGAAGGCCTGCGTGGCGGTAGCGCCGGGCGGCATGGTGGTCGCGGCGGTGGCGAACGACGAAGGCGCGAAATCGCGCGAGGCCGACCTGAAGCAACTGGCCGGCGGCGTCGCCGCGCAGAGCAAGTTCCATTGCCGCACGTTCTGGACGCAGCCCGGCGCGGCCTTCGATGCGGCGCTGGTCGCGCAGTGGCGGCAGTTCGACGCGCCGCGCCGGATCGCCTCGGCCGACGTGCCCGGCGGCGGCTTTCATAGCCGGCCCGGCGTGTTCGCCTGGGATCGCGTGGATGCCGCCTCGGCCATGCTCGCCGCCGTGCTGCCGGCCGATTTGCAGGGCCGCGTGGCCGACTTCGGCGCGGGCTGGGGCTATCTGTCGATGCAGGCGCTGGCGCGCTGCCCGCGGATCGCCTCGCTCGACCTGTTCGAGGCCGACGCGCGCGCGCTGGCGCTGGCGCGGCGCAACCTGGCGGACGCTCGTGTCCCAGTGGCGTTCCACTGGCATGACGTCGAACAGGGCGTGGCCGAACGCTTCGACGCCATCGTCTGCAACCCGCCGTTCCACGCGCTGGGGCGCGGCGAGCGGCCCGACATCGGCCGCGCCTTCATCGCCGCCGCCGCGTCGTCGCTGAAGCCCGGCGGCCGGCTGTGGCTGGTCGCCAACCGCCATCTTCCCTACGAGGACGCGCTGGGCGCGGGCTTCGCGCGGGTGCGCATCGTCGCGCAGGACGGCGGCTTCAAGATCGTGGAAGGTGAAAAGGCGCGCGCCTAG
- a CDS encoding RNA polymerase sigma factor codes for MDADRALVEAVLENRPGAFERLVRDYQGLCWHVIQRMVRHPEDTRELCQDAFLRVHRYLHQYRFDSPLKSWIGQVAYSVAKRHLERKRIPLAEPAGDEDGLSLLDNIGDGFDLAAAHAGAEAERELHAAIERLPPLQRTILTLYHLEELPIGEIATITGLADGTIKSHLFRSRNRLRELLAPRIGVAA; via the coding sequence ATGGATGCCGATCGCGCCCTCGTCGAAGCCGTGCTCGAAAACCGCCCCGGCGCGTTCGAGCGGCTGGTGCGCGACTACCAGGGGCTGTGCTGGCACGTGATCCAGCGCATGGTCCGGCATCCCGAGGACACCCGCGAGCTGTGCCAGGACGCCTTCCTGCGCGTGCATCGCTACCTGCACCAGTACCGCTTCGACAGTCCGCTGAAGTCGTGGATCGGGCAGGTGGCCTATTCGGTGGCGAAGCGGCACCTGGAGCGCAAGCGCATCCCGCTGGCGGAACCGGCGGGCGACGAGGACGGCCTGTCCCTGCTCGACAACATCGGCGACGGCTTCGACCTCGCCGCCGCGCACGCCGGCGCCGAGGCCGAGCGCGAACTGCACGCCGCCATCGAGCGCCTGCCGCCGCTGCAGCGCACGATCCTGACCCTGTACCACCTGGAAGAGCTGCCGATCGGCGAGATCGCGACCATCACCGGCCTGGCCGACGGTACGATCAAGAGCCACCTGTTCCGCAGCCGCAACAGATTGCGCGAGCTGCTCGCCCCGCGCATCGGAGTCGCCGCATGA
- a CDS encoding DUF3297 family protein, whose amino-acid sequence MSDAPPDRLSNDPRSPFYQPELLERGIGIRFNGTERNNVEEYCISEGWVRVQAGRSLDRRGMPMTMKVKGSVEAWFLDAAGEAETPAD is encoded by the coding sequence ATGTCCGACGCACCGCCCGACCGCCTTTCCAACGACCCGCGCAGCCCGTTCTACCAGCCGGAATTGCTGGAACGCGGCATCGGCATCCGCTTCAACGGCACCGAGCGCAACAACGTCGAGGAATACTGCATCAGCGAAGGCTGGGTGCGGGTGCAGGCGGGCCGCTCGCTGGATCGCCGCGGCATGCCGATGACGATGAAGGTCAAGGGCAGCGTGGAAGCGTGGTTCCTGGACGCCGCCGGGGAAGCCGAAACGCCGGCTGACTGA
- a CDS encoding DUF3016 domain-containing protein, whose protein sequence is MHAKLTAFALALALAGCASSGGANMLSADAPRALPDAGPVGVAWADPATFTELRHSRNRWDSERGSWLTDLAKYMRKRAEAQLPAGERLQLTIVDIDRAGDYEPWRHPGQQDIRIIRDIYPPRMTVQYKRFDASGAVVAEGERKITDPAFLVNAAPFNDTDPLRYEKRMIDSWLRRELREPVAAR, encoded by the coding sequence ATGCACGCCAAGCTCACCGCATTCGCACTGGCCCTCGCGCTGGCCGGCTGCGCCTCCAGCGGCGGCGCCAACATGCTGTCCGCCGACGCCCCCCGCGCCCTGCCCGACGCCGGCCCGGTCGGCGTCGCTTGGGCCGACCCGGCCACCTTCACCGAGCTGCGCCACAGCCGCAACCGCTGGGACAGCGAGCGCGGCAGCTGGCTGACCGATCTGGCCAAGTACATGCGCAAGCGCGCCGAAGCGCAGCTGCCGGCCGGCGAGCGCCTGCAGCTCACCATCGTCGACATCGACCGCGCCGGCGACTACGAGCCGTGGCGCCATCCGGGCCAGCAGGACATCCGCATCATCCGCGACATCTATCCGCCGCGCATGACCGTGCAATACAAGCGCTTCGACGCCAGCGGCGCGGTGGTCGCGGAAGGCGAGCGCAAGATCACCGACCCGGCCTTCCTCGTCAACGCCGCGCCGTTCAACGACACCGATCCGCTGCGCTACGAGAAGCGGATGATCGACAGCTGGCTGCGCCGCGAGCTGCGCGAGCCGGTCGCGGCGCGCTGA
- a CDS encoding RNA polymerase sigma factor produces the protein MNADDLHRRLDALWRMESPKLLARLARITGNIDTAEELAQDVLLAALERWPREGVPDNPAAWLMTAAKHRGIDHVRQRLLHARKQDEFGIELTLHGADMQGDDAQRYADDDIGDDLLRLLFASCHPALPMESRVALTLRMLGGLSTPEIARAFLQQEATVAQRIVRAKRTLAEKRVPFEVPRKAELPERLDAVLEVLYLVFNEGYAATSGEDWMRPALCEEALRLGRVLAGLLPREPEVFGLLALMELQASRIPARTRADGAPILLAEQNRARWDRLQIQRGLQALEHARRLGGADGAYALQAALAACHARALRFEDTDWTGIAALYARLMRVAPSPVVELNRAVAVGRAQGAASALPIVDALAVDAKLRDYAPLPAVRGDLLQQLGRLDEARAEFARAASLTGNARERETLLARAAACACA, from the coding sequence ATGAACGCCGACGACCTCCATCGCCGTCTCGACGCCCTGTGGCGGATGGAATCGCCGAAGCTGCTGGCGCGGCTGGCCCGCATCACCGGCAACATCGACACCGCCGAGGAACTGGCGCAGGACGTGCTGCTCGCCGCGCTGGAGCGCTGGCCGCGCGAAGGCGTGCCGGACAATCCGGCCGCCTGGCTGATGACCGCGGCCAAGCACCGGGGCATCGACCACGTCCGCCAGCGCCTGCTGCATGCGCGCAAGCAGGACGAATTCGGCATCGAACTCACGCTGCACGGAGCCGACATGCAAGGCGACGATGCCCAGCGCTACGCGGACGACGACATCGGCGACGACCTGTTGCGCCTGCTGTTCGCCAGCTGCCACCCGGCGCTGCCGATGGAGTCGCGGGTCGCGCTGACCCTGCGCATGCTGGGCGGGCTGTCCACGCCGGAGATCGCGCGCGCTTTCCTGCAGCAGGAGGCGACGGTGGCGCAGCGCATCGTCCGCGCCAAGCGCACGCTGGCCGAGAAGCGGGTGCCGTTCGAGGTGCCGCGCAAGGCGGAGCTGCCGGAGCGCCTCGATGCGGTGCTGGAGGTGCTCTACCTCGTCTTCAACGAAGGCTATGCGGCCACCAGCGGCGAGGACTGGATGCGCCCGGCGCTGTGCGAGGAGGCGCTGCGGCTGGGCCGGGTGCTGGCCGGGTTGTTGCCGCGCGAGCCGGAAGTGTTCGGCTTGCTCGCGCTGATGGAGCTGCAGGCCTCGCGCATCCCCGCGCGCACGCGGGCCGACGGCGCACCGATCCTGCTGGCCGAGCAGAACCGCGCGCGCTGGGACCGGCTGCAGATCCAGCGCGGCCTGCAGGCGCTGGAGCATGCGCGCCGGCTGGGCGGTGCGGACGGCGCCTACGCGCTGCAGGCGGCGCTGGCGGCCTGCCACGCGCGCGCGCTGCGCTTCGAGGACACCGACTGGACCGGGATCGCGGCGCTGTACGCGCGGCTGATGCGGGTGGCGCCGTCGCCGGTGGTCGAACTCAACCGCGCGGTCGCGGTGGGGCGGGCGCAGGGCGCGGCGTCGGCGCTGCCGATCGTGGACGCGCTCGCGGTCGATGCGAAGCTGCGCGACTACGCGCCGCTGCCGGCGGTGCGCGGCGACCTGTTGCAGCAGCTGGGCCGGCTGGACGAGGCGCGCGCCGAGTTCGCTCGCGCGGCGTCGCTGACCGGCAATGCGCGCGAGCGCGAGACGCTGCTGGCGCGCGCCGCCGCCTGCGCCTGCGCCTGA
- a CDS encoding VOC family protein, with translation MPRNLYVTLPVKDLERSVDFFEALGFSFNPQFTSENGAALVINDSTSVMLVAESFFSTLSKVPITDPRKATEALFSLSLDSREEVDALVRKAIAAGATEGHDPEDLGFMYSWAFVDLDGHQWGVFHMDAAPAPQQ, from the coding sequence ATGCCCCGCAATCTCTACGTCACCCTGCCGGTGAAGGACCTGGAGCGCAGCGTCGATTTCTTCGAGGCGCTCGGCTTCTCGTTCAATCCGCAGTTCACCAGCGAAAACGGCGCCGCCCTGGTCATCAACGACAGCACCAGCGTGATGCTGGTGGCCGAATCGTTCTTCTCCACCTTGTCCAAGGTGCCGATCACCGATCCGCGCAAGGCCACCGAGGCGCTGTTCTCGCTGTCGCTGGACAGCCGGGAGGAGGTGGACGCGCTGGTGCGCAAGGCGATCGCGGCCGGCGCGACGGAAGGCCACGACCCGGAAGATCTCGGCTTCATGTACTCCTGGGCCTTCGTCGATCTCGACGGCCACCAGTGGGGCGTGTTCCACATGGACGCCGCGCCTGCGCCGCAGCAGTAA
- a CDS encoding VOC family protein: MKIVTSLSFRGQCREAFEFYADVLGGRITAAFAYADAPPGMPTDEKYKSWLMHCWLEVGDQALMGADMDTDWAPNVDKPKNGFDVTLHTEDADEARRWFERLSEGGRTVMAFGETFWSPGFGSLVDRFGVPWMINVVAAADWTPSQG, from the coding sequence ATGAAAATCGTCACCAGCCTGAGCTTCCGGGGCCAATGCCGCGAAGCGTTCGAGTTCTATGCCGACGTTCTGGGCGGCAGGATCACCGCCGCCTTCGCGTATGCCGACGCGCCGCCGGGCATGCCGACCGACGAGAAGTACAAGAGCTGGCTCATGCACTGCTGGCTCGAAGTCGGCGACCAGGCGCTGATGGGCGCCGACATGGACACCGACTGGGCGCCCAACGTGGACAAGCCGAAGAACGGTTTCGACGTCACCCTGCACACCGAGGACGCGGACGAGGCCCGGCGCTGGTTCGAGCGGCTGTCCGAAGGCGGCCGGACGGTGATGGCGTTCGGCGAGACCTTCTGGTCGCCCGGCTTCGGCTCGTTGGTCGACAGGTTCGGCGTGCCGTGGATGATCAACGTCGTGGCCGCCGCCGACTGGACGCCCTCGCAAGGCTGA
- a CDS encoding YciI family protein — protein sequence MKVMVMVKATADSEAGAMPSTELLEAMGKFNEELVNAGVMLAGEGLHPSSRGVRVAFDGPQRRVIDGPFAETRELVAGFWLWEVRSMDEAIEWAKRCPNPMPGPSELEIRPLFCSKDFGAEFIPELREREDRLRERLDH from the coding sequence ATGAAAGTGATGGTGATGGTGAAGGCCACGGCCGATTCCGAAGCGGGCGCGATGCCCAGCACCGAGCTGCTGGAGGCGATGGGCAAGTTCAACGAGGAGCTGGTGAACGCCGGGGTGATGCTGGCCGGCGAGGGGCTGCATCCCAGTTCGCGCGGCGTGCGCGTGGCCTTCGACGGCCCGCAGCGGCGGGTGATCGACGGCCCGTTCGCCGAAACCCGCGAATTGGTGGCCGGGTTCTGGCTGTGGGAGGTTCGCTCGATGGACGAGGCGATCGAATGGGCCAAGCGCTGCCCCAACCCGATGCCCGGCCCGTCCGAGCTGGAAATCCGCCCGCTGTTCTGTTCGAAGGATTTCGGCGCCGAATTCATCCCCGAGCTGCGCGAGCGGGAAGACCGCCTGCGCGAACGCCTCGATCATTGA
- a CDS encoding YciI family protein encodes MQYLTLIHIDPALLAELPQDDYDRLMRGCFEKADALRDAGHLHGSQQLLEPDTARTLRVRDGLARITDGPFAETREFLAGFNLIEAESMDAAMEIARQFPWSRFGSIEVRPVRDMQAVRERVGAA; translated from the coding sequence ATGCAGTACCTGACCCTGATCCACATCGATCCGGCGCTGCTGGCCGAACTGCCGCAGGACGACTACGACCGGCTGATGCGCGGCTGCTTCGAGAAGGCCGACGCCCTGCGCGACGCCGGCCACCTGCACGGCTCGCAGCAGCTGCTGGAGCCGGACACCGCGCGCACCCTGCGCGTGCGCGACGGACTGGCGCGGATCACCGACGGCCCGTTCGCCGAGACGCGCGAGTTCCTGGCCGGCTTCAACCTGATCGAGGCCGAGTCGATGGACGCGGCGATGGAGATCGCCCGCCAGTTCCCGTGGTCGCGCTTCGGCAGTATCGAGGTTCGCCCGGTGCGCGACATGCAGGCGGTGCGCGAGCGGGTGGGCGCGGCCTGA
- a CDS encoding DNA ligase, with the protein MEPRTALLALLLSTALLSPSPAFASSSLPAPMLATRFHDSGDLSTWLVSEKLDGVRARWDGRRLLTRNGDPIDAPGWFTAGWPAQAIDGELWIAHGRFQQVSDLVRALRPDEAGWRTVRFMAFDLPGNAGAFSQRANRLRSLVAQANAPQLHAIAQTSMNSRAALDARLHAVVAAGGEGLMLHRANAHYRGGRSDDLRKYKPADDAEARVVGYRPGQGKYAGMVGALLVEDAHGRRFALGSGLSDAERRHPPRQGQWVTFRYNGLTAKGTPRFARYLRVRGELPRARD; encoded by the coding sequence ATGGAGCCGCGCACCGCCCTGCTTGCCCTGCTGCTGTCGACCGCGCTGCTGTCGCCATCGCCCGCGTTCGCGTCGTCCTCGCTGCCCGCGCCGATGCTGGCGACCCGCTTCCACGACAGCGGCGATCTCTCCACCTGGCTGGTCAGCGAAAAGCTCGACGGCGTGCGCGCCCGCTGGGACGGCCGCCGGCTGCTGACCCGCAACGGCGATCCCATCGACGCGCCGGGCTGGTTCACCGCCGGCTGGCCGGCGCAGGCCATCGACGGCGAACTGTGGATCGCGCACGGCCGCTTCCAGCAGGTCAGCGACCTGGTGCGCGCCCTGCGCCCGGACGAGGCCGGCTGGCGCACCGTCCGCTTCATGGCCTTCGATCTGCCCGGCAACGCCGGCGCGTTTTCGCAGCGCGCAAACCGCCTGCGCTCGCTGGTCGCGCAGGCGAACGCGCCGCAGCTGCACGCCATCGCGCAGACCAGCATGAACAGCCGCGCCGCGCTCGACGCCCGCCTGCACGCGGTGGTGGCCGCTGGCGGCGAAGGGCTGATGCTGCATCGCGCGAACGCCCACTACCGCGGCGGGCGCAGCGACGACCTGCGCAAGTACAAGCCCGCCGACGATGCCGAGGCCCGCGTCGTCGGCTACCGCCCCGGCCAGGGCAAATACGCCGGCATGGTCGGCGCGCTGCTGGTGGAGGACGCGCACGGCCGCCGCTTCGCGCTGGGAAGCGGCCTGTCCGACGCCGAGCGCCGGCATCCGCCACGCCAGGGCCAGTGGGTCACCTTCCGCTACAACGGCCTGACCGCCAAGGGCACGCCGCGCTTCGCCCGCTATCTGCGCGTGCGCGGGGAGTTGCCCCGCGCACGCGACTGA